One window from the genome of Brachionichthys hirsutus isolate HB-005 chromosome 19, CSIRO-AGI_Bhir_v1, whole genome shotgun sequence encodes:
- the si:ch211-201h21.5 gene encoding inosine-uridine preferring nucleoside hydrolase, whose product MAKKQVIIDTDCGIDDAQAILMALAAPNIEVVAITCVFGNTSVDNVCQNVLRVLALCEREGIPVFRGAVGPLVGAVQLPCKHFGTDGFGDVIKDTDPRWEEKIQKEHAVSGMIRLVTEKQNQVSLVALGPLTNLALAVRLDPRFPQKLKELYIMGGNMEGKGNVTLCAEFNFAMDPESAYVVLEEFLCTTYVATWEYSCRNGLTWEFFEGAINQDAPAARFMKRITSKCWAYSKEAMVNKRDVHFGPCFVSYDAYAIAACIDDGVVMERIECPVRVELQGSICRGMMALDRTNELKKSHSVFVLTKCDIAKFGRLLAESLRLPLKK is encoded by the exons ATGGCGAAGAAGCAGGTGATCATTGACACCGACTGCGGCATCGACGACGCTCAGGCGATACTCATGGCCTTGGCAGCACCCAACATTGAAGTTGTGGCTATAACTTGCGTGTTTGGGAACACGTCGGTGGACAACGTGTGCCAGAATGTTCTGAGGGTGCTCGCCCTCTGTGAGCGTGAAGGG ATTCCAGTGTTTCGTGGTGCTGTCGGGCCTCTGGTCGGAGCTGTCCAGCTTCCTTGTAAACATTTTGGAACCGATGGCTTTGGAGATGTCATTAAAGACACAGACCCACGGTGGGAGGAGAAAATCCAGAAAGAGCATGCAGTCAGTGGGATGATCAGGCTGGTGACGGAAAAGCAGAACCAG GTCTCACTGGTGGCCCTCGGACCCCTCACTAATCTGGCGTTAGCTGTCAGGCTGGATCCCCGTTTCCCCCAGAAGCTCAAAGAACTGTACATTATGGGCGGCAACATGGAAG GGAAAGGAAACGTGACTTTATGTGCAGAGTTTAACTTTGCGATGGATCCCGAGTCGGCTTACGTCGTCCTGGAGGAATTCCTCTGCACCACCTACGTGGCAACGTGGGAGTATTCCTGCAGAAATGGACTGACGTGG GAGTTCTTTGAAGGGGCGATCAACCAGGATGCGCCTGCTGCACGCTTCATGAAGAGGATCACGTCTAAATGCTGGGCTTACTCCAAAGAAGCCATGGTGAACAAGAGAGACGTTCACTTTGGGCCGTGCTTCGTCTCGTACGACGCCTACGCGATCGCAGCCTGTATTGACGACGGCGTGGTGATGGAAAGAATCGAGTGCCCCGTCCGGGTGGAGCTGCAGGGCTCCATCTGTCGGGGCATGATGGCGCTCGATCGCACGAATGAGCTGAAGAAGAGCCACAGCGTGTTTGTCCTGACTAAATGCGACATTGCCAAGTTTGGCCGCTTGCTCGCCGAGTCGCTCAGACTCCCGCTAAAGAAGTAG
- the LOC137908870 gene encoding basic immunoglobulin-like variable motif-containing protein, with the protein MPNTSDGQGAHLPGPAEAPGLQRPTDGAEERALINALARDATRIRRASSADLQLPRAGPVTHSQERFYTVCSDYALLKQAGSVYHPPITAREVAPNRQAGGPLLVQPNAPTDVCAGQFGGPHVGSDRDCDMLDVSSGGAKPILAWEIDTTDFNAVLTRKSKPSNVKRCSVKKMKSSGRHSRDLRDVSPHASLEEIKQRKVLDLRRWYCISRPQYKASCGISSLVSCWNFLYSTLGAGSLPPVSQEQALHILGFQPPFEEIKFGHFTGNATLMRWFRQINDHFRVRGCSYSLYKPHGKHKTAGETAEGALMKLTQGVTDESMAYIYHCQNHYFCPLGYEATPLKAARAYRGPLPTNEMEYWILIGEPSRKQPAIHCKKWLDIVTDLNTQNPEYLDIRHTERGIQRRKTKKVGGNLHCIMAFQRVNWQKLGPWALNLENLHHDFPHSEQAHGGVGEEEEEEEEEGERGSSKRLAFLGRSHSMESQKDTVRKRLSNATEYGQRSPDSDLEEDIAD; encoded by the exons ATGCCTAATACATCCGACGGCCAAGGAGCACACTTACCTGGGCCAGCAGAAGCTCCAGGGCTGCAAAGGCCCACCGATGGCGCGGAGGAACGCGCTTTGATCAACGCCCTCGCCCGGGACGCAACCAGAATCAGAAGGGCGTCGAGTGCTGACCTCCAGCTGCCGCGGGCCGGTCCGGTCACTCACTCCCAGGAGAGGTTCTACACCGTCTGTTCGGATTATGCGCTTCTCAAGCAGGCTGGGTCTGTGTACCACCCCCCAATCACAGCCAGGGAGGTGGCCCCCAACAGGCAGGCTGGGGGGCCACTGCTCGTGCAGCCCAACGCCCCAACGGACGTCTGCGCTGGCCAGTTCGGCGGCCCCCATGTGGGCTCAGACAGGGACTGCGACATGCTCGACGTGTCGTCTGGCGGCGCCAAACCCATCTTGGCCTGGGAAATTGATACCACGGATTTCAACGCCGTGCTCACTAGAAAATCAAAACCAA GCAACGTGAAGAGATGCAGCGTGAAGAAGATGAAGTCATCAGGCAGACACAGTCGAGACCTGCGAGACGTCTCTCCTCACGCGTCGCTGGAGGAGATCAAGCAGAGGAAAGTGCTCGACCTCAGAAGATG GTACTGCATCAGCCGCCCTCAGTACAAGGCTTCCTGTGGAATCTCTTCACTGGTGTCCTGCTGGAACTTCCTGTACAGCACTCTGGGAGCAGGGAG TCTTCCGCCCGTCTCTCAGGAGCAGGCTCTGCACATTCTGGGTTTTCAGCCACCTTTTGAAGAAATCAAGTTTGGCCATTTCACAGGCAACGCTACCTTAATGAG GTGGTTCAGACAAATCAACGACCACTTCCGAGTGCGAGGCTGCTCCTACAGTTTGTACAAGCCACACGGGAAACACAAGACGGCTGGAGAAACCG CTGAAGGGGCGCTCATGAAACTGACACAGGGGGTGACGGATGAATCGATGGCCTACATTTACCACTGCCAGAACCACTACTTCTGCCCTCTGGGCTACGAAGCGACGCCTCTCAAAGCAGCGAGAGCGTACAG GGGCCCTCTACCCACTAATGAGATGGAGTATTGGATTCTTATCGGGGAGCCCAGTAGAAAACAACCAGCAATTCACTGTAAAAA GTGGCTGGACATAGTGACCGACCTCAACACACAAAACCCAGAATACCtggacatccgtcacacagagAGAGGCATTCAGCGCCGCAAAACCAAAAAG GTGGGGGGCAACCTGCACTGCATCATGGCCTTCCAGAGGGTGAACTGGCAGAAGCTCGGCCCCTGGGCTCTCAACCTGGAGAACCTGCACCACGACTTCCCCCACTCGGAGCAAGCTCACGGAGGCgtcggagaggaggaggaggaggaggaggaggaaggggagcgGGGCTCCTCCAAACGTCTGGCCTTCCTGGGACGCTCACACAGCATGGAAAGTCAGAAAGACACCGTCCGGAAGCGCCTGTCCAACGCTACGGAGTACGGACAGAGGTCCCCTGACAGCGATCTGGAAGAGGACATCGCAGACTGA
- the zgc:172121 gene encoding homocysteine S-methyltransferase — MDALKQCMNDNEPLVLDGGFSTELAAQGVELKGDPLWGSGLLHTNPQAIRDVHYRFLLSGADVISTATYQASVAGFIDHLNLSSERARELIMSGVQLAKETVETFVSERHPTGPTCPLVAGSVGPFGAVLLDGSEYTGAYAAGMSVGEFKDWHRPRMECLAAAGADLFAIETIPSIKEAEALVELLREFPDAKAWLSFSCKDGKSISDGSPFAGAVQMARRSTQLAAVGVNCCPPSLVAPVLESAQSLRSPDMAWVVYPNSGEEWVRERGWLSSDKESALLPDLSRGWVKQGAALIGGCCRIGPAHIADLRQQLKRG; from the exons ATGGATGCACTTAAACAATGCATGAATGATAACGAGCCATTGGTTTTGGATGGTGGGTTTTCAACTGAACTGGCAGCGCAAGGGGTCGAATTAAAG GGGGACCCTCTGTGGGGCTCTGGGCTTCTTCACACTAATCCCCAGGCCATCCGAGACGTGCACTACAG GTTTCTCCTCAGTGGCGCTGATGTCATCTCGACGGCCACGTACCAGGCGAGTGTCGCGGGTTTCATCGACCACCTGAACCTGAGCAGTGAGCGCGCCAGAGAGCTGATCATGTCTGGAGTCCAGCTGGCCAAGGAGACGGTAGAGACGTTTGTCTCTGAACGCCACCCAACAG GGCCGACGTGTCCCCTGGTGGCAGGCTCCGTTGGACCCTTTGGGGCCGTTCTGCTTGACGGCTCAGAGTACACTGGGGCTTATGCAGCAGGGATGAGCGTTGGA GAGTTCAAAGATTGGCATCGGCCGAGGATGGAATGCttggcggcggcgggggcggaTCTTTTCGCCATTGAGACCATCCCAAGTATCAAAGAGGCGGAGGCTCTCGTTGAGCTGCTCAGAGAGTTCCCCGACGCTAAAGCCTGGCTCTCCTTCTCATGCAAG GATGGAAAGAGTATTTCAGATGGCAGCCCGTTCGCCGGTGCCGTGCAGATGGCTAGGAGGTCGACGCAGCTCGCTGCTGTAGGGGTCAACTGCTGCCCACCGTCCCTGGTGGCGCCGGTGCTGGAGTCGGCCCAGTCGCTGCGGAGCCCGGACATGGCCTGGGTGGTGTATCCCAACAGCGGGGAGGAGTGGGTGAGGGAGCGGGG ATGGTTGTCTTCAGACAAAGAATCAGCCTTATTGCCTGATCTCAGTCGTGGGTGGGTGAAGCAAGGCGCTGCTTTGATAG GAGGCTGCTGCCGGATCGGTCCTGCTCACATCGCTGATCTAAGGCAGCAGCTGAAAAGAGGATGA
- the LOC137908292 gene encoding nucleoside diphosphate kinase homolog 7-like: MEDRCAFLTEWYDRTAGLLRRFQLFYYPKDSSVEMFDVKNQRIFLRRTKYDDFHPEDLFIGNRVNVFSRQLHLIDYGDQYTANKLGSRKERTLALIKPDVINKIGDAIELIYASNLIVTKAKMTKLTWSQAADFYAEHHSKPFFNSLVHFVSSGPVVAMELMGDEAMSIWRRLLGPGDPAVARKEAAQSVRARFGTDGIKNVGHGSDSLAAAARELEFFFPSTIGHGPANTACYADCTCCIIKPHAVSEGLTGKILNSISAAGFEISALQMFSMDRANAEEFYEVYKGVVTEYTSMVTELCSGPCMVLEIHGTDAPRSFREFCGPADPEISRHLRPNALRALYGKDKVKNGVHCTDLPEDSVLEVQYFFKILDG, encoded by the exons ATG GAGGATCGCTGTGCCTTTCTGACTGAGTGGTACGACCGTACTGCAGGTCTCCTGCGGCGCTTCCAACTGTTCTACTACCCCAAAGACAGCTCAGTGGAAATG TTTGATGTGAAAAACCAGCGGATATTTCTGAGAAGGACCAAATATGACGACTTCCATCCAGAAGACTTGTTCATCGGGAATCGAGTGAATGTGTTCTCCAGGCAGCTTCACCTGATCGACTATGGAGATCAGTACACGGCAAACAAACTGGGCAGCAGGAAAGAAAG AACGCTCGCTCTGATAAAACCTGACGTCATCAACAAGATTGGAGACGCCATCGAATTGATCTACGCCTCCAACCTGATTGTGACGAAAGCTAAAATGACTAAGCTGACATG GAGCCAAGCGGCAGACTTTTATGCGGAGCATCACTCAAAGCCGTTCTTCAA TAGCCTGGTGCACTTTGTGTCCTCGGGCcctgtggttgccatggagctGATGGGTGATGAAGCCATGTCTATCTGGAGGAGGCTGCTGGGACCCGGGGACCCCGCCGTGGCGCGGAAGGAGGCGGCGCAGAGTGTTCGCGCCCGGTTTGGAACAGATGGCATCAAAAATGTCGGCCACGGCTCCGACTCACTGGCTGCGGCGGCGAGA GAGCTTGAATTTTTCTTCCCATCTACGATTGGCCACGGTCCCGCTAACACAGCCTGCTATGCTGACTGCACCTGCTGCATTATCAAACCGCATGCCGTATCAGAAG GTCTCACCGGGAAGATCCTCAACTCCATATCTGCTGCCGGATTTGAAATCTCAGCGCTTCAGATG TTCAGCATGGACCGGGCAAATGCCGAGGAATTCTACGAGGTTTATAAAGGAGTTGTCACAGAATACACC AGCATGGTGACGGAGCTGTGCTCTGGACCTTGCATGGTGTTGGAGATCCACGGAACAGATGCACCGCGATCATTCAGGGAATTCTGTGGGCCTGCCGATCCA GAAATCTCACGCCACCTTCGCCCCAACGCGCTGCGGGCTCTTTACGGCAAAGACAAAGTCAAGAATGGCGTCCACTGCACAGACCTCCCCGAAGACAGTGTCCTGGAG